ACCAGCGAGACGGCCAGCACGACGATAATCATCATCACCGAGATCACCGCGCCACGCCCGAAATCGAACTCGCGGAAGGAAAGCTGCCAAGACCAGTATTGCGCAACGGTCGAAGACCCTGCGGGGCCGCCAGAGGTAATGGCGGCGAACAGGTCGAACTGTTGAAGCGTGAAAATGGTGCCCAGCGCCAAAACAGCGCCAATCGTGGCGCGCATCATGGGCAGGGTGATGGTCCAGAACTTTTGCCAGGCCGTCGCGCCATCCAGCTCGGCAGCTTCGTAAAGATCGTCCGGGATGGCCGCCAAACCGACCGACAACAGGATCATGTTGAACGGCATGCCGTACCAAATGTTGGCGAGGATGACCGAATAGAGCGCCACATCGATATCGGAGCGCCAGAAAATCGGCTCGGAGATCAGGCCGATGGTGAGCAGCACATGGTTGATGACGCCGAAATCGCCGGACAAGAGCCAATTCCAAAGCACGCCAACGACCAGCCCGGGCATGACCCAGGCGGCGAGAAATAGCCCGCGAAACCAGGTCGCGCCGGGAAATTTCTGATGGAAGAACAGCGCAAAAGCGAAGCCGATGGTGAACTGGAAAGCCACCGAGCCGACCGTGAAGATGATCGTGTTCCAGAAGACCGTGTTCGCCAATGGATCGCGGAAAATCGAAAGATAATTGTCCCATCCCGCCGAGGGATGAAGCAGCGTACCGAGCGAGAAAACGTCGACCTGCTGAAACGAAATAATGACGTTGTAGATGAGCGGCAGGCCGGCAAACGCGAAAAGGTAGAGCAACGCAAAGCCGATAAGCAGCGTGTCGAAACCGATGCCATCGCGGAAGCTCTTGAAGAGATTCATGTGCGCGCCCTTTGTGGTTGGGTCAGGCGGAAAGCCCGCCTGACCCAATCGCGTATTCGAAGCCTATCAGTTCAAGATACCATCGATCACGGACTGCGCGTCGTCCAGCGCTTCTTGAGGTTCTTTTTGGCCGGTCAAAGAGGACTGGATGGCATCCTGGATGGCACGTGAAATACGTGGCCATTCCGGGTGTGGGCCGCGGTTTGCGGCGTATTGCAACTGCTCGGTGAAGACACCAGCGGCTTCGTCAATGCGCGGATCACCGGTCGGTGCAAGCGGCACGTCAGGACGCGGCGGCATACGTGTGAACTCCGGCCACAGACGGTCCATCTGGCTGTCGAAATACTCCAAGAACGCGAAAGCCTCTTCCGGGTGTTCGGTGTTGGCGAAGATAGCTAAATTGAAGTCCCCTAGAGCCGAGGCACGTGGACCGCCTTCTTCACGCACGGGAAGCAGCGTCACGCCCCACTCGAAGTCGGCATCAGCTGCCATGCGGTTCAACTCCCAAGGACC
The DNA window shown above is from Hyphomicrobiales bacterium and carries:
- a CDS encoding sugar ABC transporter permease — protein: MNLFKSFRDGIGFDTLLIGFALLYLFAFAGLPLIYNVIISFQQVDVFSLGTLLHPSAGWDNYLSIFRDPLANTVFWNTIIFTVGSVAFQFTIGFAFALFFHQKFPGATWFRGLFLAAWVMPGLVVGVLWNWLLSGDFGVINHVLLTIGLISEPIFWRSDIDVALYSVILANIWYGMPFNMILLSVGLAAIPDDLYEAAELDGATAWQKFWTITLPMMRATIGAVLALGTIFTLQQFDLFAAITSGGPAGSSTVAQYWSWQLSFREFDFGRGAVISVMMIIVVLAVSLVYVRSTRAETRL